A section of the Tamandua tetradactyla isolate mTamTet1 chromosome 4, mTamTet1.pri, whole genome shotgun sequence genome encodes:
- the GLRX2 gene encoding glutaredoxin 2 isoform X2 has protein sequence MGSSTSSLGKSASAPVNQIQETISDNCVVIFSKTSCSYCTRAKNLFRDMGIKYKVVELDMLECGNQFQDALYRMTGERTVPRIFVNGTFIGGATDTHKLHKEGKLLPLVRQCYLKKSKRK, from the exons ATGGGGAGCAGTACATCATCTTTGGGGAAGTCAGCATCTGCTCCTGTGAACCAGATCCAA GAAACAATTTCAGATAATTGTGTGGTGATATTCTCTAAAACATCATGTTCTTACTGTACGAGGGCAAAAAACCTTTTCCGTGACATGGGCATTAAGTATAAAGTGGTAGAGTTGGACATGCTTGAGTGTGGAAATCAGTTTCAAGATGCTCTTTACAGAATGACTGGTGAAAGAACC GTTCCAAGAATATTTGTTAATGGAACTTTTATTGGAGGTGCAACTGACactcataagcttcacaaggaaGGGAAATTGCTTCCACTAGTTCGTcagtgttatttaaaaaaaagtaagaggaAATAA
- the GLRX2 gene encoding glutaredoxin 2 isoform X1, which translates to MSCSRPALAVRRLSRCRCGCRMGSSTSSLGKSASAPVNQIQETISDNCVVIFSKTSCSYCTRAKNLFRDMGIKYKVVELDMLECGNQFQDALYRMTGERTVPRIFVNGTFIGGATDTHKLHKEGKLLPLVRQCYLKKSKRK; encoded by the exons ATGTCCTGCAGCCGCCCGGCGCTGGCGGTAAGGCGGCTCTCCAGGTGCAGATGCGGGTGTAG GATGGGGAGCAGTACATCATCTTTGGGGAAGTCAGCATCTGCTCCTGTGAACCAGATCCAA GAAACAATTTCAGATAATTGTGTGGTGATATTCTCTAAAACATCATGTTCTTACTGTACGAGGGCAAAAAACCTTTTCCGTGACATGGGCATTAAGTATAAAGTGGTAGAGTTGGACATGCTTGAGTGTGGAAATCAGTTTCAAGATGCTCTTTACAGAATGACTGGTGAAAGAACC GTTCCAAGAATATTTGTTAATGGAACTTTTATTGGAGGTGCAACTGACactcataagcttcacaaggaaGGGAAATTGCTTCCACTAGTTCGTcagtgttatttaaaaaaaagtaagaggaAATAA